The Fictibacillus phosphorivorans genomic sequence AATTGTACGTGCCAAAAGGACACTGAGATCTGAAAATGTTCCTTTTGAAGTTCCAGCAAAAGAGGACCGAAAAGAGCGGCTATCAACAGTGCTTGAAGTTATTTATCTGATGTATAACGAAGGGTATGCAGCAACATCAGGCGATCATTGGGTTCGTCCTTTACTGTGTCAGGAGGCATTGAGATTAGGGCGGGTTTTAGCTGAGATTGCCCAAAGTGAATCAGAAGTACACGGGCTAGTCGCATTAATGGAACTACAATCTTCACGGTTGAAGACTAGGGTAAATGCAAAAGGGGAACCAATCTTACTCATGGACCAAAATCGAGCACAATGGGATCGTTTACTTATTCGTCGTGGATTAGCGGCACTCGAGCGAAGTGAAAGGGTAGGTGTACCACTCGGGCAATATGCGATTCAAGCGAAAATCTCTGCTTGTCATGCAGAGGCAGTTTCAGTAGAAGAAACGAACTGGGTAAAAATAGCTGCGCTATATGAGGCGTTATACAGGGTATCTCCTTCACCAATTGTTGAATTAAATCACGCTGTTGCCATTTCAATGGCGTTTGGTCCTTCCTTTGGCCTTCAGCTTGTAGATGAACTACTCATGGAGCCTTCTTTACAGGAGTATCATCTTCTATATAGCGTGCGTGGAGATCTTCTTTTTAAATTAGGAAGAACGGATGACGCTCGTATAGAATTTAAACGCGCTGTATCTATGACTAAGAATGAAAAAGAGAAAAGCCTTCTGATGTCCAGAGCAAAAGAATGTGAGTCTTGAACAAACTACTTTTAAGCCTAGTAGATTATAGATGTTCAGTTTCGTAGTAAAGGTAGGAAAGCTAATCACAATCCAAGGAGGAAACGATGGATGCAATATCTGAGAGGTAAAGTAAAACGAAAAGGCCATCATTCCTTACGTCGAAAGCCGGCACTTTCGAGTCCAAGTAACGAAAGTCTTAAAAAGGACTTAGAAGAACATATATATATGCTACAAAAGGCAGATAGGACAAAAATAAGGGAGACCGTAAACGATGAATAACGATGTGACCCAATTTATTGACGAATTAAAAGAATCCTGGCAGGTAGAGTTATCTACGAATCTACGCGGAGTTGTTCACCAGGCGATACCTGAAGTGCATGAGCGGATTCAATATAAAAAGCCCCACTTCTTAAAAAACGGAAAATATGCTGCTGTGATCTCAACATCCAAAGATGCTGTAAGCTTTACAATCTTCAATGCAAACTCATTAAAACTTCCAGAAAGTTTATTCAGTGGTCCACCAGAACGTAAAACCATTAAGCTGCGTAAAGGTGACATGTTTGATTCCAAACAACTTATTTCTTTTGTCAAAGAAGCTTCGAGTTCTTTATGATTTGTTCATTAAAAAAGCTTGAGTCCAAAGATTTTGGACTCAAGCTTTTTTTGTGGAGTAAAAATTATGCACCTTTTCGTACAAGTTGTTGTTCTTTTGATGACTGATCAAACAAGTAATTTTTTACAGCGTTTGATGAATGCTTCGCTTTTTTCACGAAGAGAGGGTTCAACCCAACTACCGTTACAAAGTTAGCCATCAATCCCCAGAAGCCTTCATAGATTCCAAGACTTGTACCTGTTGAATAAACCGTGAATGTAACAGCGAGTCCAACAAGTAAACCGATAATGGTAGCTTCTCTCGACTGATTTCTCCAGAACAAGCTGATAACGATTGCAGGGAAAATCTGTACCATTCCGGATACACCAAGCAACTGCAGGGAAACAAGAGCTTGCGGAAACACAAGACCAAACAATAGTGCGAGCCCGATTACAACGAATACCATGCCACGAGTGATCATTGTTAGTTTCGCACCTTTTACCTTCGGATTGATCAGGTCGCGATAGATGTTGTTCGCAAATAAGTTGGATGCACCAATCGCCATGATGGAACAAGGAATGAGTGAAGCGAGTGCGATTGTTGAGTACGCTAATCCCTGACCAATTCCTCCGTAAGACGTTTGAATTAATGCCAGAAGAGCAAACCTTGGATCCGTTCCATCTGGTAAAACAAGAAAAGCAATGAATCCAAGGAAAACAACAAGAATTAAAACGATATTATAGAGCGGTAGAAATAATGCATTTTTTCGAATGGCATCCGCACTTTTTGCTGTGAAAACACCTGTTGCCGCATGTGCCCACATAAAAAGAGCAAGCGATGATACAAAAGCTGCTGTAATGAACCATGTAACACCTTTTGGCCCAGACTCTGGAATCGTTAAGAGGTGAGGAGCTTCCGTTACGATTTTATCAACCATAGGATTCCAACCGCCAAAGTGCATGATTGGAAGAGAAACAACCATGAACAACATGATTGCCCACACTAGAACATCTTTAATGATTGCAGTATAAGTCGGTCCTTTGATCCCACTGAAAAATGTATACAGTGCAACAAGCAAGAAAGAGGTGATCACGACCACTTTTACATTGATAAAGCCTGTCCCAGCAACTTGAAGCGTATCTTGAATACCACTCAGCTGCAAACAGATATACGGAATCAGCATGAGTACGCCGACGATGGCGATGAGTGAAGATAATAGCTTAGAGTCAAAACGTTCGCGAGCATAGTCTGCTAGAGTAGTTAGCTTATGCTCATTAGCCACTTTCCATAACTTCGGAAGGAAAAAATAAGAGATAAAATAGGCCAGAACCGAGTAGGGAATCGCGAAGAATGCGAGACTACCAGCTGTGTAAGCGGTACTCGTTAAACCTAGGAACGTATAAGCTGTGTAAAGGTCGGCACCGACTAGAAACCAAACGAGTAGACCGCCAAAGCGTCTTCCGCCGACAGACCATTCTTCAACAGAACTACGTGTAGCTTTGTCTCTACCGGCGAGAAACCCGATTAAGACAACCGTTAAGATAACAAAAATCGTGATAGATAGTGCTGTAAGATTACCTTGCTGCATTTAATCCAGGCTCCCTTCTGATTTCTGTAGTTGATAGATTCCTAATGTGCAAAAAGGAGTTAGAACAATCCACAAAAACAACCAAAACTGAAGAAACGGTAGTCCGAAAATGATAGGATCGATCCTGTTTACGAACGGTAAAACGACCAGTTGTGCAATAAATGGAGCGGAAATCAATAGGATTAATAATAATTTCTTCATGCTGCATGTGTCCCTTCTGTGGTGTTTTTTAGAAATATAATGTTCACAATCATAACAGCTTAGAAAGTGAGGGACAAGGGGAATTATATAAATTTTTAAAATATTTAATATTATTAGATAATGAAAGAGGTTTCAAACTTTTGTTTTACCAATCATTTCGCTCATGTTTACCCTCCATTTGTTCAACACCATCCGGCATGCTAAGACCGTGCTGCCTAATGTGGTCTGCATTCTTTACATAATAGTGATACTTCCAACCTTTCTCGTTATGAAACTCTACTAAAAAGGTATAAGGATTGTATTGCCGTCCGATGTTTTGAGTAATCTGCCACTTTTCATTAGGAAATTGTTTCTCTAAATATAGAGTGAGCTGTTCTTTTTTTACGGAGACATGATAGTTGATCCAAAATGGACGTATAATGAAAAATAGTAAAACGAGAGCTGTAATGATAGTGGCTGTGTATAAGCCAATTTTTCGCTTAGTTTTAGGAATGAAGAAAGCAATAATGAAAAGTATGCTGATCAAAGTTACGGTGAACATGATTTCGATGACTGTGATCGGATGTAAATCCATGATAATGTGCCTCCTGTTCGGAAAATGGAGTTTCATACATAGTTTATTCTATACAGAAAGGCAAATTTCTTCTTACATAAATCCCTATTTCTTTGCCAGCTGGACGCTATGAAAATGAATCCACAAAAATAGCTTTCCAATCCAGAAATATGCATGCTGAATCCAAAAGTTTAGGTGTTCAATCCACGAGTTTTAGGCTCCAATCCACATTTTTAGTCTGCCAAGCTAAATTTGTCCACTCCAAATGGACGCCACGTAAAAAAAGCCGCACCCTTTAAAAGGGAGCAGCTTCTCCAATTTATTAAAACCACAAATATGGCTTTCCTACCATAAACCACAGCATGATCATCAACAATCCAAGGTAAATCCAGACGGCACGCTGCAGTTTCTGAGCTAGCGACGCCTTATCCTGCGTTTCATCATCAAACTTACGAAGTGTAGGTGAAAAGGCGCGCGCTAAAAAGAAAAGCGAGCAGAACAGTACGATTAGAGTCATAAGAATCCACGGTGTATCCCACGTCCATGGCCCGGTAAATACAAGTAATAAACCTGATAAGACTAGAACGTGACCAGCATGTTTAGCGAGCCAAACGACAAACCGAAACGTGCCAAGGTGGGCCTGCATCTCATCTCCACTTGCCGTTCTTAGCTTTTTAATCAGTGGAAACAGAATAAAGAAAGGTCCGACAGAAATGATCACGCTTAAAATATGGATATACAAGATAACGTGATACCAAACTTCCATTTAGTTGCAAGTTAACCTTTAACAGGAGTGAATTCGTGAACCCATACTTGCATATGAGGAAGCCACGGCATACCTGGGTGGTAGGAAAGGATAGCATTCTTATACTCTTCTACGGTTGCGAATCCTTCGTCTTGTGCGTGTTGATCGGTTAGTTCTCCAAGAGATTGGCGGTAAACATTGTTCACTACGAACGAATGGCCTTCTAACTCCATAATCTCCCCAATGTCTGCATAACGTCCGTTACGACGAGTAGCCGTTTTTTTACCTTCCAGAACTTTTGCAACATCAGCTGGCATCGTTACGAGTCTTTCAATCGTACAAGTTTTTGGTGGTAAATTGGTATTTTCATGATTTGTCATATGTAAAAACTCCTTTTTTCATTTCTCCAATTCCTAATGTATCACATTTAAAAAGAGAGTCTGTCTATTTTATCGGAAGAAAACGGTAAGATGTGTCTTTGCTATGTGGAGTCAGTACCTTTATAATCAAGAGATGACTCTACCTGAGGGAGGCTAATTTAAGTTTTGATAGAAAAAGCAAAGCAAATGCTAAATTTGCATTACGGTTATTCTTCATTCCGGAACGGACAAGAGCAAGCGATACAATCGGTTTTAGCGGGTGACGATACACTCTGTGTTATGCCTACAGGTGGCGGGAAATCGATTTGCTATCAAATACCTGCCCTTGTTTTTGAAGGAACAACAATTGTTATTTCTCCTTTAATTTCATTAATGAAAGATCAGGTTGATACATTATTGCAGTTAGGTATTTCCGCAGCCTTCATCAATTCTTCACTTACAGCAGCAG encodes the following:
- a CDS encoding RNA polymerase sigma factor is translated as MESAKLIASLTHLLRDVGIAEDIAHDALIVALEKWPNIGIPDNPGAWLMTVAKRRAIDLIRRTKKRDQKYTEIARGTDLYTEEDVDLVVNEEIGDELLRLIFMTCHPVLSQEARVALTLRLLCGLTTDEIARSFLLSESTVAQRIVRAKRTLRSENVPFEVPAKEDRKERLSTVLEVIYLMYNEGYAATSGDHWVRPLLCQEALRLGRVLAEIAQSESEVHGLVALMELQSSRLKTRVNAKGEPILLMDQNRAQWDRLLIRRGLAALERSERVGVPLGQYAIQAKISACHAEAVSVEETNWVKIAALYEALYRVSPSPIVELNHAVAISMAFGPSFGLQLVDELLMEPSLQEYHLLYSVRGDLLFKLGRTDDARIEFKRAVSMTKNEKEKSLLMSRAKECES
- a CDS encoding DUF2269 family protein, with the protein product MEVWYHVILYIHILSVIISVGPFFILFPLIKKLRTASGDEMQAHLGTFRFVVWLAKHAGHVLVLSGLLLVFTGPWTWDTPWILMTLIVLFCSLFFLARAFSPTLRKFDDETQDKASLAQKLQRAVWIYLGLLMIMLWFMVGKPYLWF
- a CDS encoding DUF3311 domain-containing protein → MKKLLLILLISAPFIAQLVVLPFVNRIDPIIFGLPFLQFWLFLWIVLTPFCTLGIYQLQKSEGSLD
- a CDS encoding DUF1801 domain-containing protein, with the translated sequence MNNDVTQFIDELKESWQVELSTNLRGVVHQAIPEVHERIQYKKPHFLKNGKYAAVISTSKDAVSFTIFNANSLKLPESLFSGPPERKTIKLRKGDMFDSKQLISFVKEASSSL
- a CDS encoding sodium:solute symporter family protein; translation: MQQGNLTALSITIFVILTVVLIGFLAGRDKATRSSVEEWSVGGRRFGGLLVWFLVGADLYTAYTFLGLTSTAYTAGSLAFFAIPYSVLAYFISYFFLPKLWKVANEHKLTTLADYARERFDSKLLSSLIAIVGVLMLIPYICLQLSGIQDTLQVAGTGFINVKVVVITSFLLVALYTFFSGIKGPTYTAIIKDVLVWAIMLFMVVSLPIMHFGGWNPMVDKIVTEAPHLLTIPESGPKGVTWFITAAFVSSLALFMWAHAATGVFTAKSADAIRKNALFLPLYNIVLILVVFLGFIAFLVLPDGTDPRFALLALIQTSYGGIGQGLAYSTIALASLIPCSIMAIGASNLFANNIYRDLINPKVKGAKLTMITRGMVFVVIGLALLFGLVFPQALVSLQLLGVSGMVQIFPAIVISLFWRNQSREATIIGLLVGLAVTFTVYSTGTSLGIYEGFWGLMANFVTVVGLNPLFVKKAKHSSNAVKNYLFDQSSKEQQLVRKGA
- a CDS encoding ASCH domain-containing protein, giving the protein MTNHENTNLPPKTCTIERLVTMPADVAKVLEGKKTATRRNGRYADIGEIMELEGHSFVVNNVYRQSLGELTDQHAQDEGFATVEEYKNAILSYHPGMPWLPHMQVWVHEFTPVKG